The proteins below come from a single Cytobacillus luteolus genomic window:
- a CDS encoding DEAD/DEAH box helicase, translating into MKVDIEFDHSWQDDFLKRIEDDGPWANWELYKLAYEVEQHTAIPEFEGLQAPKHLPQLTPLPHQLEVAKQVVEKMHGKAILADEVGLGKTIEAGLILKEYMIRGLVKKVLILVPASLVSQWAAELNQKFYIPAVQQKKSYVWEQCDVVVSSIDTAKRSPHREIVYEQDYDLIIIDEAHKLKNNKTKNYEFVQNLKKKFCLLLTATPIQNRIEEIFNLVSLLKPGHLGNQSYFEESYNAKERSLDGDKHLKELVNKVMIRNRRDDTGIEWTKRHVETVPIEFSETERDLYDAISQYRSSGSPFMNSMFSIMTLQREACSSREAVFFTLKKMLENSDEEGRQAPVHIITDLMKKVEQVNKNSKAEKALELIKKVDDKVIIFTEYRATQLYLQWYLQQNGISSVPFRGGFKRGKKDWMKQLFQNKIQVLIATEAGGEGINLQFCNHIINYDLPWNPMRLEQRIGRIHRLGQEKDVHIYNFATKNTVEEHILKLLYEKINLFERVIGQLDEILTKLEIGNIEDHIKDILLHSKSEGEIKIKMENLTSIISYEEQMSEGDEQRAATGNS; encoded by the coding sequence ATGAAAGTCGACATAGAGTTTGATCACTCTTGGCAGGATGACTTTTTGAAAAGAATAGAAGATGACGGTCCTTGGGCTAATTGGGAGCTTTATAAACTCGCCTATGAAGTCGAACAGCATACAGCCATTCCTGAATTTGAAGGCCTACAAGCACCGAAACATCTACCGCAATTAACACCACTTCCTCACCAATTAGAGGTTGCAAAACAGGTTGTGGAAAAAATGCACGGGAAAGCGATTTTAGCTGATGAGGTTGGACTAGGCAAAACAATTGAAGCCGGTCTTATTTTAAAAGAATACATGATTCGTGGACTAGTAAAGAAAGTTCTTATTCTAGTACCTGCATCTTTAGTTTCTCAGTGGGCAGCAGAGTTAAACCAGAAATTTTACATACCTGCCGTGCAGCAAAAGAAAAGCTACGTGTGGGAACAATGCGATGTTGTCGTTTCTTCTATAGATACAGCAAAAAGAAGTCCTCATCGTGAAATTGTGTATGAACAAGATTATGACCTTATTATTATCGATGAGGCACATAAGCTAAAAAACAATAAAACGAAAAACTATGAATTTGTTCAAAATCTTAAAAAGAAGTTTTGCTTACTATTAACTGCCACTCCTATCCAAAATAGAATAGAAGAAATTTTTAATTTAGTTTCACTATTAAAGCCCGGTCACCTAGGAAACCAATCTTATTTTGAAGAATCCTATAATGCAAAAGAACGTTCTCTAGATGGAGATAAACATCTAAAAGAGTTAGTTAATAAAGTAATGATCCGAAATCGTCGTGATGATACAGGTATTGAGTGGACGAAGCGTCATGTTGAAACAGTTCCGATTGAGTTTTCCGAAACAGAACGAGATTTATATGATGCCATTAGTCAGTACCGTTCAAGTGGAAGTCCATTTATGAATAGTATGTTCTCAATCATGACACTCCAACGAGAGGCATGTAGTAGTCGTGAGGCTGTATTCTTTACATTGAAAAAAATGCTCGAGAACTCAGATGAAGAAGGTAGACAGGCTCCTGTTCACATCATTACTGATTTAATGAAGAAAGTGGAGCAGGTTAATAAGAATTCAAAAGCTGAAAAAGCACTAGAATTGATTAAGAAAGTGGATGACAAAGTTATTATCTTCACCGAATACCGAGCAACACAGCTTTATTTACAATGGTATCTCCAGCAAAACGGAATTTCCTCCGTTCCATTTCGTGGTGGATTTAAACGCGGGAAAAAGGATTGGATGAAGCAATTATTCCAAAACAAAATTCAAGTGTTAATTGCAACTGAAGCTGGTGGTGAGGGAATTAACCTCCAATTCTGTAACCATATTATCAATTATGATCTACCTTGGAATCCAATGCGCCTTGAACAGCGTATTGGTAGAATTCACAGACTTGGCCAGGAGAAAGATGTTCACATTTATAACTTTGCGACAAAGAATACAGTTGAAGAACATATCTTGAAGCTATTATATGAAAAAATCAACTTATTCGAGCGCGTCATAGGTCAGCTAGATGAAATCTTAACAAAATTAGAGATTGGCAATATCGAAGACCATATTAAAGATATCCTGCTCCATTCGAAGAGCGAGGGTGAAATAAAGATTAAGATGGAAAATCTCACTTCTATTATTAGTTATGAAGAACAAATGTCAGAAGGAGATGAGCAGCGTGCAGCAACAGGAAATTCATAA
- a CDS encoding YqhG family protein: MQQQEIHKFLERYFTANECEILERHEAFMNVQLTVELDKQLMNRPFYWHYLEKTNGVPNPMQLTVITDQKRAPDDLKGDVVHFGAPRLHQIFESTRSLGGYIRLYQDVSVQTPGNVPLHPWLGLNVKVSYQCDKKKDLLLSLGLHLISGSIIENFQETMGSISLKAKIPDYCFTMSPLIKPQSGLNRIKQYITNMVEADDHTWADRARNRWDEDLALLNHFYEGLDEMPESYETEKEALKEQYEPKVKVEIINGGLFYLHQDMFRN; this comes from the coding sequence GTGCAGCAACAGGAAATTCATAAGTTTTTAGAACGGTATTTTACCGCAAACGAATGTGAAATTCTTGAACGACATGAAGCTTTTATGAATGTGCAACTAACAGTTGAACTTGATAAGCAACTAATGAACCGCCCTTTTTACTGGCATTACCTTGAAAAAACAAACGGAGTTCCTAATCCAATGCAGTTAACCGTAATTACAGATCAAAAGCGTGCACCTGATGACTTGAAGGGTGATGTCGTTCACTTCGGGGCTCCGAGACTTCATCAAATTTTTGAATCGACTAGGTCACTTGGAGGATACATCCGCTTATACCAGGATGTTTCGGTGCAAACTCCGGGTAATGTCCCGCTTCACCCCTGGTTAGGTTTAAACGTTAAAGTGTCCTATCAATGTGATAAGAAGAAGGATTTACTTCTGTCACTCGGATTGCATTTAATTAGTGGGTCAATTATTGAAAACTTTCAAGAGACAATGGGTAGTATCTCACTAAAAGCCAAAATTCCAGACTATTGCTTTACGATGTCACCGTTGATAAAACCACAAAGTGGCTTGAATAGAATAAAGCAGTATATTACAAACATGGTAGAAGCAGATGATCATACATGGGCTGATAGAGCTAGAAATCGATGGGATGAGGATTTAGCTCTCCTTAATCATTTTTATGAAGGCTTGGATGAAATGCCAGAGAGCTATGAGACTGAAAAAGAGGCTTTGAAAGAACAGTATGAGCCTAAGGTAAAAGTAGAGATAATTAATGGTGGGTTGTTTTATTTGCATCAGGATATGTTTAGGAATTAG
- a CDS encoding anti-repressor SinI family protein, with amino-acid sequence MSSETVGLDQDWVDLILEAMELGLNVQDIKLFLEGQQQVG; translated from the coding sequence ATTTCAAGTGAAACTGTAGGATTGGATCAAGATTGGGTAGACTTAATTTTAGAGGCAATGGAATTAGGTCTAAATGTCCAGGATATCAAATTATTTCTTGAAGGACAACAACAGGTAGGCTGA
- a CDS encoding helix-turn-helix domain-containing protein, with product MIGQRIKEYRLQKQMSLSVLAENAGVAKSYLSSIERNLQSNPSIQFLEKISAVLGVSVNTLLGEADEQNQQELDSEWAKLVREAMQSGVSKKDFKEFLEFNRWKMNNK from the coding sequence ATGATTGGTCAACGTATAAAGGAATATCGTTTACAGAAACAAATGTCTTTATCTGTTTTAGCAGAAAATGCAGGTGTTGCAAAGTCGTACTTAAGCTCGATTGAACGCAATCTCCAATCAAATCCTTCCATTCAATTTCTGGAAAAAATATCTGCTGTTCTAGGAGTTTCAGTAAATACACTACTAGGTGAAGCTGATGAACAAAATCAACAGGAACTTGATTCTGAGTGGGCGAAATTAGTAAGAGAAGCAATGCAATCCGGTGTTTCGAAAAAGGATTTTAAAGAATTTCTTGAATTTAATAGATGGAAAATGAATAACAAATAA
- a CDS encoding DUF5658 family protein, with protein MLLLFHTLALLNLLDGILTFIGLQFSIISESNPIMNLMYQHDPGLFLTLKIVLSLLLYILIFTKKMPLSSLIKRLTQGATVCYVLVIMVHCYWFLPFIY; from the coding sequence ATGCTTTTACTATTCCACACCTTAGCACTATTAAATTTACTCGACGGAATTCTAACTTTTATTGGGCTACAATTTTCAATTATCAGTGAAAGCAATCCAATCATGAACCTAATGTATCAACACGATCCTGGTTTGTTTTTAACACTTAAAATAGTTCTTTCATTATTACTCTATATATTGATATTCACAAAAAAAATGCCACTCTCAAGCTTGATCAAAAGACTTACCCAAGGCGCGACAGTTTGCTACGTACTTGTCATAATGGTGCACTGTTATTGGTTCTTACCTTTTATTTACTAG
- a CDS encoding LPXTG cell wall anchor domain-containing protein, whose protein sequence is MKFNFTIILHILIVVAFIPGTVLADSKEIELELPPDSKVFTISNMAPGRTASKVLTIQNRGSKDFRYDTKIHFKSGSETLFKEYKLTISDSKEILYDGLLHEFNEISGRYLKSTYQEDLKFTFMFPSHLGNEFQGLGFKFEVKFTGKAKIEQNPEDPEDPVDPEDPTDPEDPTNPVDPTDPEDPTDSKNPTDPENPVNHTDPVEPEVPGDSGEVSLEEEVKPARPITEEELVSAPVDGQILPDTSTNIYNYLFGGLALMVSGTSLLLLPRKRKLDTKRN, encoded by the coding sequence ATGAAATTTAACTTTACTATTATTCTTCACATATTAATAGTTGTAGCTTTTATTCCTGGTACTGTTTTAGCGGATTCAAAAGAAATTGAACTGGAATTACCACCAGATTCTAAAGTATTTACTATTTCAAATATGGCCCCAGGGCGTACTGCATCTAAGGTGCTGACAATTCAAAACAGAGGAAGTAAAGACTTTAGATATGATACAAAAATACACTTTAAAAGTGGTAGTGAAACACTATTCAAAGAATATAAACTTACAATTTCTGATTCTAAAGAAATATTGTATGATGGGTTGCTTCATGAGTTCAATGAAATCAGTGGAAGATATTTAAAGTCTACTTATCAAGAGGATTTGAAATTTACATTTATGTTTCCTTCCCATCTTGGAAATGAGTTTCAGGGCTTGGGGTTTAAATTTGAAGTTAAGTTCACTGGTAAAGCAAAAATAGAACAGAATCCAGAGGACCCCGAAGATCCTGTTGATCCAGAAGATCCAACCGATCCAGAGGACCCGACTAATCCAGTGGACCCAACCGATCCAGAGGATCCGACTGATTCAAAAAATCCAACAGACCCTGAGAATCCAGTTAATCACACAGATCCTGTTGAACCAGAAGTTCCAGGTGATTCTGGTGAGGTTTCGTTAGAGGAAGAAGTGAAACCAGCACGACCGATTACTGAGGAGGAGTTGGTATCTGCGCCAGTTGATGGACAAATTCTTCCAGATACATCTACCAATATCTATAACTATCTATTCGGTGGCTTAGCATTGATGGTGTCAGGTACTAGTTTACTATTATTGCCTAGAAAAAGAAAACTGGATACTAAGCGCAACTAA
- a CDS encoding signal peptidase I, which translates to MKKVVKITSTVLLVFLAIMAGTVVYFVFQAKGDIEKVPSIFGYKPLTILSNSMQPAFNAGDIILINTEIEPQVNDVITYKHPDGMLITHRAIDTVEENGKTLFVAQGDNNNVKDDVLIPREDILGIQKAIVPGAGYIAKFVSGPIGFFLLVAVPLLIVLIIEIFQRLGIIGNRKEEQIQG; encoded by the coding sequence ATGAAAAAAGTAGTAAAAATTACCTCAACAGTATTACTTGTATTTTTAGCAATTATGGCAGGAACAGTTGTATATTTTGTTTTCCAGGCTAAAGGAGATATAGAAAAGGTTCCTAGTATATTCGGATATAAACCTTTGACAATCCTATCAAACAGTATGCAGCCTGCCTTTAACGCAGGAGACATAATACTTATTAACACTGAAATTGAACCACAAGTGAACGACGTAATAACCTATAAGCACCCAGACGGTATGTTGATTACTCATAGAGCGATCGACACTGTAGAGGAAAATGGTAAGACATTATTTGTGGCTCAGGGTGATAACAACAATGTTAAAGACGATGTATTAATACCAAGGGAAGATATCCTTGGAATACAAAAGGCAATCGTTCCAGGAGCTGGTTATATTGCAAAGTTTGTCTCTGGCCCTATTGGATTCTTCTTACTAGTAGCAGTTCCATTACTAATCGTACTTATAATAGAAATCTTCCAAAGGTTAGGTATTATAGGGAATCGAAAAGAAGAACAAATTCAAGGGTAA
- a CDS encoding helix-turn-helix domain-containing protein: MIGKRIRKLRQKKGISMSELSKQAGVSKSYLSYIERDLQTNPSLQFLSKLAETLDTDIEYLLGTGSSAKVTREILDNEWAVLLKKAIDDGMSKEDFREYRDFINFRNWKNTRQERNVSE, from the coding sequence ATGATTGGGAAACGCATTCGTAAATTGCGTCAAAAGAAAGGGATCTCTATGTCAGAGCTTTCTAAACAGGCAGGGGTTTCTAAGTCCTATTTAAGTTATATAGAACGAGATCTCCAAACAAATCCTTCATTACAGTTTCTCTCAAAGCTAGCTGAAACACTAGATACAGATATTGAGTATCTATTAGGTACTGGGTCTAGTGCAAAAGTAACAAGGGAGATTCTAGATAATGAATGGGCCGTTCTATTGAAGAAAGCAATTGATGATGGAATGAGTAAGGAAGATTTTCGGGAGTATCGTGATTTTATTAATTTTCGAAATTGGAAGAATACTAGACAGGAGCGAAATGTTTCTGAATGA
- a CDS encoding anti-repressor SinI family protein, whose translation MNKFINSSKSSHVLDIDWVELLLEAKELGITTETIRSFLNLTTRDEEMN comes from the coding sequence ATGAATAAGTTCATTAATAGCTCAAAAAGCAGCCATGTCTTAGATATAGATTGGGTTGAACTATTACTTGAAGCAAAAGAATTGGGTATAACTACCGAAACAATTCGTTCTTTTTTAAATCTTACTACGAGAGATGAGGAAATGAATTAG
- a CDS encoding class D sortase, with translation MLKYISMFIIVGGFLLVVAGTYQYAQTENAQKSSLSEAYKVLKKGTVKHSSTEVEQTVQKEEIEFSPKQGDAVGILSIPRLNSELPIIEGTDEDELARGVGHYKGTAYPGDKDQIVLSGHRDTVFRRMGELKIGDELVVTLPYGSFTYTIERTEVVDADDTTIIKSTAPNEILVLSTCYPFSYVGSAPERYIIYATPKKATN, from the coding sequence ATGCTGAAATACATCTCTATGTTTATCATTGTTGGCGGTTTTTTATTAGTAGTGGCTGGTACTTATCAGTATGCACAAACGGAAAATGCACAAAAAAGTAGTCTTTCTGAAGCATATAAGGTGTTGAAGAAAGGAACTGTTAAGCATTCCAGTACAGAGGTTGAGCAAACTGTTCAAAAAGAAGAAATAGAATTTTCTCCTAAACAAGGGGATGCAGTCGGTATATTATCAATTCCTCGCTTAAATTCAGAGTTACCTATTATAGAAGGAACAGATGAGGATGAGCTGGCAAGAGGAGTTGGCCATTATAAGGGGACAGCCTATCCTGGTGATAAAGACCAAATTGTTTTATCGGGACATCGGGATACTGTTTTTCGAAGAATGGGAGAATTAAAAATTGGAGACGAGTTAGTTGTGACTTTACCTTATGGTAGTTTCACCTACACAATTGAAAGAACGGAGGTTGTAGATGCCGATGATACAACAATTATTAAGTCTACTGCTCCAAATGAAATACTTGTGTTAAGCACATGTTATCCTTTTTCATATGTAGGAAGTGCACCTGAACGTTATATTATTTATGCAACACCAAAGAAAGCGACCAACTAG
- a CDS encoding DUF3889 domain-containing protein, whose amino-acid sequence MIIIYKKCVFSLFIAMFISSGYSYVLPTEKVSAESGQLKEGEKWGELAIEEVQKKYDGVLIKEYQYIWHEEKKDGTGIKRFKFLLRHFGKEFGVYVTISYDVKSEEVKEIQIMEVAH is encoded by the coding sequence GTGATTATTATTTATAAAAAATGTGTATTTAGTCTATTTATAGCTATGTTTATTTCCTCTGGTTACTCTTACGTATTACCTACTGAAAAAGTTTCAGCTGAATCTGGGCAATTAAAAGAAGGCGAAAAATGGGGAGAACTAGCTATTGAAGAAGTTCAGAAAAAGTATGATGGTGTGCTGATTAAGGAATATCAATATATTTGGCATGAAGAAAAGAAGGATGGCACTGGAATTAAGCGTTTTAAGTTTTTATTACGACACTTTGGAAAAGAATTTGGAGTGTATGTGACGATTAGTTATGATGTAAAGTCAGAAGAAGTAAAAGAGATACAAATAATGGAGGTTGCTCACTAA
- a CDS encoding YqzE family protein has translation MSPNDYVKFMTQQIVSYIDKPKNIRKETRQLRKSERSPFMDQWFGVIPFAFKLLLKKRK, from the coding sequence ATGTCTCCAAATGATTATGTGAAATTTATGACTCAGCAAATTGTTAGCTATATAGATAAACCAAAAAATATTCGTAAGGAAACCAGACAACTACGTAAGAGTGAGCGTTCACCTTTCATGGATCAATGGTTTGGGGTTATTCCTTTTGCATTTAAGTTATTGTTAAAGAAACGAAAATAA
- a CDS encoding shikimate kinase, which translates to MKAIYLTGFMGAGKSTIGRELGKALYLPVIDTDDYIEKNKDKKVRDIFETEGETTFRTYEREALKELPTEDVIITTGGGMVTQQENREWLLSRGTIIYLHCDFDIIVERLKYDSSRPLFDHEQLSRTEKLFHDRLPLYQEAHYTINTSNKEVNDIVNEIMLEIKK; encoded by the coding sequence ATGAAAGCAATCTATTTAACAGGGTTTATGGGAGCGGGAAAATCAACAATTGGTCGGGAACTTGGTAAGGCATTATATCTGCCAGTTATTGATACAGATGATTACATCGAAAAAAATAAGGATAAAAAAGTTAGAGACATCTTTGAAACTGAGGGAGAAACCACATTTAGAACGTATGAGCGAGAAGCTTTGAAGGAGCTACCAACTGAGGATGTGATTATTACAACTGGTGGGGGAATGGTGACTCAACAAGAAAATCGTGAGTGGTTGTTATCTCGTGGTACAATTATTTACTTGCACTGTGATTTTGACATTATTGTAGAGCGCTTAAAGTATGATAGCTCTAGACCGTTATTTGATCATGAGCAATTATCTAGAACAGAAAAACTTTTCCATGACCGATTACCTCTCTATCAAGAAGCACATTATACAATTAATACCTCAAATAAAGAAGTGAACGATATTGTAAATGAGATTATGTTGGAGATTAAAAAGTAA
- the comGG gene encoding competence type IV pilus minor pilin ComGG produces the protein MKNEKGFILPTTIAISLLFFAVFTHQLDLYITEKRFYKEVEEQYHLEIIISMAVDDIIEEIERRKVEGSLTSSYSEWLYYPNGQVRYQVAEQTLDRFAITMYCDTSNGRKYNAKFLYNYTEKKPGQWIRF, from the coding sequence ATGAAAAATGAAAAAGGCTTTATTTTACCAACAACCATTGCTATCTCTTTACTGTTTTTTGCAGTCTTTACACATCAATTAGACCTGTATATTACTGAGAAGCGGTTTTATAAGGAAGTAGAAGAGCAATACCATTTAGAAATAATTATTAGTATGGCAGTAGATGACATCATTGAGGAGATAGAACGTAGAAAAGTTGAGGGGAGCCTCACTAGTTCCTATTCCGAATGGTTGTATTATCCTAATGGACAAGTAAGATATCAAGTTGCTGAACAAACCTTAGATAGATTTGCAATTACTATGTACTGCGATACATCAAATGGGAGGAAGTACAACGCGAAGTTTTTATATAACTATACAGAAAAGAAACCAGGTCAATGGATTAGGTTTTAA
- the comGF gene encoding competence type IV pilus minor pilin ComGF: MNNERGFTFLEMLVSLSILMLILTFVVGLLAIIKEPKSGGINKLEWEVFIQQAKQEIYQSTHVTKNITTLRFSKNNGETVTYETYGTSIRRRVNGAGHEILLQNVNGVKYEMLINGVVIEAIDKHNNVFKSQLFSVFPLG; this comes from the coding sequence ATGAACAATGAAAGAGGTTTTACATTCCTAGAAATGCTAGTTTCACTGTCTATTCTAATGCTCATACTCACATTTGTAGTTGGATTATTAGCTATTATAAAAGAGCCTAAATCAGGTGGAATCAACAAACTCGAATGGGAAGTCTTTATCCAACAAGCAAAACAGGAAATATACCAATCAACTCATGTTACAAAGAATATTACAACCCTTAGGTTTTCAAAAAACAATGGCGAGACAGTAACTTATGAAACCTATGGTACAAGCATTCGAAGAAGAGTGAATGGAGCAGGGCATGAGATACTCCTTCAAAATGTTAATGGGGTTAAGTATGAAATGCTAATAAATGGAGTCGTCATTGAAGCAATAGATAAACATAACAACGTTTTTAAGTCACAACTATTCTCTGTTTTTCCATTGGGGTGA
- a CDS encoding type II secretion system protein — MLRKCERGFSLLEVLVSFSVWLLLFTTLIPSFVLVKQERANILFVNTANQLIFEELMAIKNNSGVKENKTVSRNGISYTLEWSAVDETKVCVRWEDKRKRPEERCGYTNQ, encoded by the coding sequence ATGTTACGAAAATGTGAGCGAGGCTTTTCACTTTTGGAGGTATTGGTTTCCTTTTCGGTTTGGTTATTACTCTTCACTACTTTGATACCGTCCTTCGTTTTAGTTAAACAAGAAAGAGCCAATATTCTTTTTGTTAACACTGCAAATCAACTCATTTTTGAAGAGTTAATGGCCATTAAAAATAACTCAGGAGTAAAAGAAAATAAAACTGTCTCAAGAAATGGTATTTCTTATACTTTGGAGTGGAGTGCTGTTGATGAAACAAAAGTTTGTGTTCGTTGGGAAGATAAACGCAAACGTCCAGAAGAAAGGTGTGGATATACAAATCAATGA
- the comGD gene encoding competence type IV pilus minor pilin ComGD, whose product MQPPKNNQSGFTLIEILLVLTIMSTLTSITLLQLKPALEAKQLQSFFRTLETDLLYAQNYAMSHSEPVYVYFVDQQFHYKMLVGSSRLEVLRRNYSKNIKIPYNNLIPGIVYLSNGNLSKSGAIIFDYKGDLYKTTFLLGRGRFYVTKM is encoded by the coding sequence GTGCAACCCCCTAAAAATAACCAAAGTGGTTTCACTCTTATTGAAATTCTTCTGGTCTTAACAATCATGTCTACATTAACTTCCATTACACTACTTCAGCTTAAACCTGCCTTGGAAGCAAAACAACTCCAATCTTTTTTTCGAACATTAGAGACAGATTTACTATATGCCCAAAACTATGCAATGAGCCATAGCGAGCCAGTATACGTTTATTTTGTCGACCAGCAATTTCATTATAAGATGTTGGTCGGTTCTAGTAGGCTTGAGGTTCTAAGACGTAACTACTCAAAAAATATAAAAATTCCTTACAACAATTTAATTCCAGGTATTGTTTATCTCTCCAACGGAAATTTATCAAAATCAGGTGCAATTATTTTTGATTACAAAGGGGATCTGTATAAGACTACATTTTTGCTTGGGAGAGGGCGCTTTTATGTTACGAAAATGTGA
- the comGC gene encoding competence type IV pilus major pilin ComGC, which translates to MNEKGFTLIEMIIVLFVISILLLITIPNITSHNAVIKDKGCDALIKMVQAQVQVYEIEKETIPTLAELKTGNYITTDRCPGGNSLVIDSITGKVSESATP; encoded by the coding sequence ATGAATGAAAAAGGCTTTACACTAATTGAAATGATCATAGTTTTGTTTGTCATTTCTATTTTACTTCTAATTACCATTCCAAACATTACCTCACACAATGCTGTCATAAAAGATAAGGGGTGTGATGCACTGATTAAGATGGTTCAAGCACAAGTTCAGGTATATGAAATAGAAAAAGAGACCATTCCTACACTGGCTGAACTTAAGACGGGTAATTATATTACTACAGATAGATGTCCAGGTGGGAATTCACTTGTTATCGATTCAATAACTGGGAAGGTTTCTGAAAGTGCAACCCCCTAA
- the comGB gene encoding competence type IV pilus assembly protein ComGB translates to MNRNKWKPDEQVVFLKRLGELLDHGYSLTQGIEFLQFQMREKCKSDLQNGLQKLKEGESFYSILTELKFHKDVLSYLFFSQKQGDISFALREGSSILSRRIEHTAKLRKMISYPLFLMFFVCCIVIVMMKVLLPQFLGLYDSMNLDTSFFIILLQNFTNIGKFVLYVVLAFIVTSILFFFLYFKRVSAIIQMKFIVKIPFINKWIRLLNSHFFSVQLSNLLKGGLSIYEAIKSFEEQQHSQFFKEEATLMKASLTSGERLDMIIHSRTYFDKELAQIIKHGQSHGNLDQELYHYSHYTLEQLDSKIASFLKISQPLLFGSIGLIIVSMYMAIMLPMFKLINSI, encoded by the coding sequence ATGAACAGGAATAAATGGAAACCTGACGAACAAGTGGTCTTTTTAAAAAGATTAGGAGAACTACTGGATCATGGTTATTCCCTTACACAAGGAATTGAATTTCTTCAGTTCCAAATGAGAGAAAAATGTAAGAGTGATTTACAAAATGGATTGCAAAAACTAAAAGAGGGTGAGAGTTTTTATAGCATACTGACAGAATTAAAGTTCCATAAAGATGTTCTATCTTATTTGTTTTTTTCCCAAAAACAAGGCGATATATCGTTTGCACTACGAGAAGGCAGTTCTATTTTGTCTAGAAGAATTGAGCATACCGCAAAGCTTAGAAAAATGATTAGTTATCCACTTTTCCTTATGTTCTTCGTGTGTTGCATTGTCATTGTTATGATGAAAGTTCTTTTACCACAGTTTCTTGGACTTTATGATTCTATGAACCTAGATACTTCATTCTTCATAATCCTCCTACAAAACTTTACGAACATTGGTAAATTCGTTTTATATGTTGTCCTAGCCTTCATTGTTACTAGCATCCTATTTTTCTTCCTATACTTTAAGCGAGTATCAGCAATTATACAGATGAAGTTTATTGTAAAAATACCTTTTATAAACAAATGGATCCGGTTGCTAAATTCTCATTTTTTCTCAGTGCAGCTAAGCAATCTATTAAAAGGTGGACTATCAATTTATGAAGCAATTAAATCCTTTGAAGAACAGCAGCATTCTCAATTTTTTAAAGAAGAAGCCACTCTAATGAAAGCTTCACTAACATCAGGTGAAAGACTAGATATGATTATCCATTCACGAACCTATTTTGATAAAGAGTTAGCACAAATCATTAAACACGGTCAATCCCACGGAAATCTTGACCAAGAGCTATACCATTATAGCCACTATACATTAGAGCAACTAGATAGCAAGATAGCTAGTTTCTTAAAAATAAGTCAACCACTCTTATTTGGGAGCATTGGACTTATAATCGTATCAATGTACATGGCAATCATGCTACCTATGTTTAAGTTAATTAATTCTATCTAA